Part of the Porites lutea chromosome 14, jaPorLute2.1, whole genome shotgun sequence genome, GAAAATCAAATGTCGTCGGGAGTTTTCAGAATCACACGCCGGGAGTGACCTGCGGAAGTGACCCGCGCGACTAGACCGTACCAGGAACGGGTTGAGAGACCCTGGTAACGAGGTTGAAGAGTCGTTGGATAGTGCACGCGTTTGTTGATGAATTGTAGTACAAATAACCCGTTTCCCGCCTtactttttattgtttctatCTCATTAAAATAAAATCCAACTCAGATATGAAATGATAGAGAGATTTAGGGTCACCTTCACGGTAAATGGCAGATCCAAGTTGAACATTTCCTAAAGCAGGAAATGAGGGAACAAAACTGTACAAAATAGTTCTCATGTATGAAACAGGCTTCAAAATACTAATTTTTATGTAGACagagcctgcgagcaagctgtcCATTTTAGGgaagtcgcgagaagtcacgcgagggTCACGGCTTCGCTGCTCGTTCGCGCGTTCTCTCGCGGTTTGCTTCGTTCGCTATACACGTAGTTGGAGAGCTTTCTCGCAGGGTAGTGTAGAAAGAGGGAACAGTCAGCGTTATAtgaagggaaaacttggtcatgtgGTGCAGATTGACGTTTGGCGTTTTCCGTAAACTTGATTCGATTCAGTCGTTCTATTCGCCCCAGATTGCCTCGTCTTATCGCAGTGTACTCGCTCCAGTTGTTctaaaggtggatagcgctatccgtcGTAtcccgtatttactcgaataagcgcccaacctcgaattagcgctcacctcgaataagcgcccatcctaaaggcagaaaaagttaataagcgcccagcctcgaataagcgcccaaccccatcccacccacttgagtgagtaaattctaataagagacttcccgaggacggagttttcttcagagtattttgcaaaaatcttgctttgttacttcttcgcgttttgttattagcatttattgttttgttgcaaaatatacaTACTTcgcttgctgaaaatggtgaaaatttaataggcgcccagcctcgaataagcgcccacctcgaataagtgcccactctcaaggtccaaaaatttaataagcgcccaggtgGGTTAATCGAATCAATACGGTAAATCACTATTCGTAATTGGTTTTCTTAATAATTATCCACCGGATAGCGCTTTATCCGgttgatagcgctatccaactttagAACAAGTAGGGGCAAGAGAAAAACAATCCTTGAAAATCGCTGTTGTTCAAACTGCTTGAAGATGACCCAACATTTTCAAGAACAAAGCCAAAGTTAAAGCGATTGTGCTTGAACATTTAAGCCATGTTAAAATCGTTTTAACTTGCTTTCAAAGTCGTTTAGTTAAATACCGTGTTTTACCTCTCACGTCGCGTCTGTTCTCGCGGGAGGTGATATATATATGCCTCGCAAGAAGgatgaaactctgagtagcgATAAGTGTTCAAGGGTTAATCCAGTTCTATCAGTCTGCTTGTACGATATATGCTACTTCCCTTGCTCTGCTTACACATGTAGGTTAAGAGACCCTTTATAGGCTAATTGATGATGAAATTCTTTTAATCCCGTTCTCAGATAACCGAGTCTGTTCCACATCCAGTACCCGACGTAGCACTGCCTTCGTCACCCACCTCTAGTGTTTCATCCTCAGGGATCCCCCCTGAGTATTTTCAAATGAACCAATCACTGGAAGTCTTAGATGATGACAGTTCCAGTGGAAGCGGCTGACAGCGCAGTTGGTTAATCCACTCTTTCATTGGATTTAACGTCAATGACACGAGAAGGCAGAATATTTCCGACTGTTATTATCCCATCATGAAACAATACGTGTTCCCGAAGAGCGTCCTAATGGATACAAGACTTAAGTACCGGGAAGTTATTATCCAATCACGAAAATTGTCGCGTGTGCTCAGACAGATTAAGAGCATCATTTTTCACTAAAGGAAGAGCCTACAAGTACCAGAAGTGTTAAGCATCAGGAGAATGATATGAAATCACTCTATcgtataattataaaaaaactgAACGAGTTTATAAAGACCTTTATCGTGTACTCTTGGTTACCGGCCGGGGCCCATAGACCGGAAGCGAGCAACTTCAATGCTTTCTTGTCAAGGAGTTTTCACCAACCAGTTTAATTTTAGATTTTGCGCGAATTTAAGCCCCAAACATTTTGGCTCCTTCTAAGTCTACAGACGTAGAAATTGTATTTTTATCTTGTAAtgacgtttagttttcctttttggtaTCTTGTACTTCGAGTGAGCTAACAGAAGAAGCGGTTGTgggaaaaatgtaaaatgtttcTTAAAATAAACTAGTTATAGTAATAAGACGTAGGCCTAGTACGGGAGTTTCTTACTCCGGGTCTTGGGCTCCTTGTACCGGaagcgtagctggcgggatacGCGCGCGGAGTTACTTTCTTGGCGGCGGAACCGCCACCCGCGAAGCCGCGCGGGTCCCACCCTAATCCCGcaagctacgcaggctaccatgGACGTTATCAGCTAAGAAGGAAATAGTCCGGAAACCAGAAGATCTGATATCTTCGACAATAGTACAGTAGGTCGCCCCACCTTTGGACAGAACAAAACAACAGGACTCGCTGAACATAATTATTTCGAGTTGTCATTTTGACAATATGGTCGTGCTTATGTTACTTAGCAACAGCGCTTTTTACGTTTTGAACACCCTGGGATCAATTTATACTCGGGCTGAACCAAATCATttgcattgtttttgtttttttttttggttgtttttaaCATAGAACGTTAAATTTCTATTTATTCATGCGACCTTGCTTATGCTTAAGCTTGAAATATTTCTGTTAGAGATCTATCAAAAGTTGCTTATTTGTGTCATATTTTGTCCAAATGCCAAATAGAATACATTTGCCTGGCTGCTATTTGAGTAAAAACGATCTATAAGACTCCAGAGACAACCCATTAAATGTTGATGATGTTGAGAAAAGGGGTGTCGCTCAGTTTCCTATAATGAGAGCtagaataataaaattgtgaggttgggaccaagaaaaagtatccgCAAATCCGTAATAGCCACTTATGTCCAACAATGGAAGAAAATTTGGAACTAAGGTACTTCCTATCAGACACGATAATTATTTCTAATTTCCATATGACTTAATGAGCGCTTATCATTTGGACGAAACTGTCGGTGAAAAAGTTCCCGTCAAATggtactggtattttttttggCACCGTAAACAGGGACGGGACTGagttgtaccatttacaaaataccagtaaatttttcactttctctcgACATGAACCCTGGCACTGGCAATCCAAGCAAATGGTACACAACATTTCGGTCTTCTCGGTAAGaacgggaaaaaggtaatacctcgaaaggtattcctttttttccggaaaattttccaccgggatgaaccgtttcatttgaattctttccggaatttccgggttttccatacaaatggtaagcgctcaaTGTAGACAGAATTGCTTGCCTTCAGGTCAGGATTTGGGCTAGGGGACACTTTCTGATGTCTAACGTAAGGATTATTAGGGGAACTCCGCGCGCGCGTGCGtagccccatacctaagaaaatgtgtTAATCTACCAATCCGAGAAGTTTTGATCATCACGTGACAGTACGCCCGTCCGCcccccgtccgtccgcaccacaggcaaaccaacgtaaataactcaatcaacaggtatggcagcccaaatgcaactcgaggttattgcAAGGTTATTGCATAGTTACACACGTCTTGTGAAGAACGGACAGCTAAAGTCAAtcaagacgaaaacggaaagcggaaattgtttctgtatccgtattgcctaaagtattaagcttagattaattgtcatgtccacaaatttggaatatagagaaagagaaagacagagccggaaaagagaaagtaggcgacaGGCCTGCGAGgttcaacgagaaaaagagcgacagagagctagagcgagagataaaaaacaaaggagacattttttgtcggaagaacaaaatgaaaattttgtagcggcggggagaaaatgagaaatgctagcgaccaccaaggtgaaaatgagcggcaatgaaaaaacaaagtaaacaagaaCACCTGCGACATTTCCTCcttaaaacgtgtaactaggaagtttcacgatgtagtcgtgcaaaacaacagcaaagaaatgtacaaaataagtgtgctgcacgtgtaaagttgctgttttgctaattagagctattgttgtttttttcccgttctcgttgccttcggcGCTTTAACATTACAcgattatatattttgtttgagcaaactataaatactATCGAGAGCTTGCCTTTTAGcactggctaaatctatatattactatTGTTAACTTTGGACATATCCGTAATAGTGGGAGTTTTATAGAGGTTTGCTTCAGTGAAACGTTCGAAATCTATTTTTGCTCGGGATTTCTCGGCTGCTGTCCCTACTGGCGGGTTGTCCGTAACAGCCAGGCGTCCTCAACCTTAAAGTTCGCCCCGGGAATCCAAAACAGtctgggattctggattccacgccatggattccggattcaaggTACTGGATTCTGAATTCTTAGTCAGTGGAatttggattctggaatccaatCGTCAGTGGATTCTGGGTTCCTTGAGCTGTATCCCGGATTCCGAAGCCCAGGGTGCCGGCTTccacagcaaaaaaaaattgccggATTCCGGAGTCCACAAGCAAATATTTCCCGCATTCCGAAATCCGGCcgaattcccttacatggggcgagagagttgactgtagaaCGTCAATTTGTGGTACTGTTGGATATTGCATTTCGTCCCATGTAAGTTGCCGTATATTTATTCGATTAGCTGCCCTGGgcgcttgttaaatttttggacctttaGAGTGGGCGCTtcttcgaggctgggcgcttattaaattctcaccattttcagcaagtgtactagaatgtttattttgcaacaaaacaataaatggtaataaaaaacgcgaagatgtaacaaagcaaggtctCTATAAactactctgaagaaaactccgtcttcagGGAAGTCTCTtcttagtacttattcaatttcaatttcaatctcattgtcactcaagtgggtggggtgtgggtgggcgcttattcgagactgggtgcttattaactttttccgCCTttagggtgggcgcttattcgaggtgggcgctaattcgaggttggacgcttattcgaataaatacggtttCGTTGTCAATGGGACATCCTTgaattccttgagctgaattcccAGGATTCTTGATTTCATGGGGCGATGTTTGTTTTTGATACATGACTTCTCAAACTCCTCAATACTGAATTCATGAAGAGCAAACAAGGGAAATCACTATCGTGACTGAGGTTTGGACACTGGATCTTATTTACCATAAACTGTAACGCATTTTAGCTTTCAATATCTTCAAGAATTATTGTTCATTTGAGAATTGAAGCTATATCGCAGGGGGCTTTCCTGTCCGATTGTAACAAATGAATAAAGATTTAACTTACTTTATCATATAACTTGGatgtgttttctttctatcggccattttgaattttccagTCAGCTAGAGCGAGATCTGGGACCGAGAAAATAAGGGGGACTGGGATAGTCGGATATTCCGAAAATCCTCGGAAGATCCGATCTCTTGCCGAAATCAAACACTCTACTCAGAGATACATTTGATATCTAGACACCTCGAAGTGGATGTTGCCAAAATGGGGAATGGGAAAATAGCAACAAATTCTAATTTAGCCCATGGCTCTATCGGTAGCCCCATTCTAATTTTCATTCATCCATcccattttctgttttgttcccatttttcattttctagttCCTCGTTGCCTGAATGCCTGTTTTAATTACTAACTTCTCATCGAAGtcggatttttttaaaacttggtCGCGCCATTTTGCTCTTAACCAGCTGTTTGGGTGGATATCATGAATCACTTTTTGCAGAATTAGTTCTGGAAAAAATAGTCATTGTTTCAAGATCCAAACAATGCTAGGCgactacagtcaactctgtctcaacggacacctctataagacggacaccaaGACGGACACAAAAATCCTCGTCAGATAGACTGACCTACTTCATTTCTTAAAGAGTTAGtaaagagaatttgataaaagatcaaaacgtTTTCCCTTGCGTGATCATTTATCAATTGtcataatctttctcttgatgATGTTAGATGAAAATCTTTGGAGAAGGACTTTCTCTCTAACGAGTTTTTTAAAAGTCATTTGCTTTAACTTCAAAACACTTGTTAACAAAACATTTCACGGGAAAGGCGGCGTAGTGGGAAATATTGTATCAAAACCCAGTTTTATgttaagtatttttaaaagtctCTTGCTTGAAACGCAAACTACTACTAAACAACAGTTTGATCCTCCGGCCGCGATGAATGCTTCTGGTTAGCTTTCGTGATCGAAGAACGAGAGAATGTTAACAGTGACCACAGCTGGGTCTCTTTCTTTTTCGATAATTAGTTTGTTTAAGGGGGCATTCTGgttgtttttttgggggaaatgaCGTTGAtttgagaaggaaaaaaattaggGTATAGAAAAGTTTGCTAGTTCACTAATGAGCCCAGAGGCAATTTCTTTTAGTGGTAGACTATTTGTTATTTGTCTACTTATTATTCTCTACATCTCTTAATTATAAACGATCCTTAACCCCAAATCCAACATTTTTCAATTATCCTGACTTAACTTTAAACACCCCCCCcaactaaaacaaacaaaatcatcTAAAAAAATCATCTAAACCTTTACATACATTTATTGAACCGATTAATGGCGACCTTAATTATGGAGAGCCAATTGTTGATAGAAGGAAATCTTGGCTAGATTTGAAATACCAcgacagcgaaaaaaaaaaaccaaaagcgaaaaaaaagcttttgactaGAATCCCCCTCTAACAGGAAACATTCATACAAACCCGCGGAAAATGGTGATAATAACGTCAGATGAAACAGACACTAGACAACAAACACAAAACTTTTAAACACACTACTTAAATAGAATCAatgatttattctttttgtgAAACTTTCTCTTAAAAATACGATGCACGCAAGTTCCTTTCGATCTAAACTGTGTGCTTCTCTAAAGAGGTTCGTTCGAGCTTGTCCAGTTCAGTGTCAGTACTTTATTCCAACCGTCTTTAACCTACAATGTCACTCGCCAACATTTCTTCACCTTCTCCCAGGTCAGTGAATAACTTCCATCTATTTTCCTATCCATGGTCTAAAACCTTCGATTACACGAAACTTTCCAGGCAAACTTCATGCAGTGAAACTGTTTCCAAAATCATGCCTTAGGATTGACTTAAATCAAATGAAATGATacattaaaggggctgtgtcatggcagtacagttcattttgtttaattttgccaattactcgccctcaatcgccatggaacttaaagtaagcaaagaaattacatgtaaatgacaaaatcagagatcggagaaaaacaaatatgtctcctgagcattatttttgacgctgcaagcagcagggatcaactttgaaagactgtcaggctgaacagttttcaaataccctaatttcaatccgtttcaatcttcttcagttttgcccatttgtggcatctgttgtgttattttaacattcccttaatgttttaagcggttatttttatgtttctcttaatttaacgggcattttgtaatttcctaatttggctgaatttcatgacacagctcctttaattaagctccatttttacaaagttcgagtatgagggtctcaatgggcccggggggggggggggggatgtgccgctggatggggtcacattttcacCACTGGactgactataatggggtcgcattttcaatagttactagaatggggtcgcacattttcggatttttgggggtaagacagttcttcatttttttctgttagcaaacgtaccagaatgtttgtactgtagatgaaaagtaaagtgttcttcattcaatctaaaaaatgggtcaattcgtaaaaatagaaagtgactaagttgggatcgcgaaaattacatatttgcccaaaagtggctAAGATGGGGCTGGaactgagaggccagcggcacatacccagcaaaaattaacctaagtactccccccccccgggtttcgatataaacccgtgaaaggatgatgatgaaattatgaatataCGAAAATTATATATGcgaactgcggggtgaagaattatatgaaagtagaccatcgcagttatagacgcaacttcaAGATGcagtctataactgcgatgatctactttcatataatttaaccgtcagccgtcgaattaaaaatgttaaaaatgaagATTGCCATTAACCGTCGAAAAGTGTCAACACTTCTTaaatctcactatttcagctgatcttcacggACTTCTGGCTCTTGAAGAATCTCTAAACAGGAAAAACTAGTTGCcatgttctcaaaaacactCTAGATATTACACGGACCTTTACCTTGCTTATatcttaaaatatttcaaaattttatgtATCCTACAAAAATCAACttttaatataaatataaatagaCCTTAATATTTACTTAATCTCTTGgacttttaaaagttttaaccatcaaaagctctaaaatttaaccgtcaaccgtcaaaattggaAATAATTAACCATTACAGGTAGCCATCAAAGCTTCCACCCTATTGAGACCCTCGATCAAGTACCGCATTATCTCATAAACGCCTAGCCCCAGAAAACGCCGGGTACTAAGGGGATCCGGGGATTGCAAAAAGATCCCCTCAGACATATATTAGTAAATACAGTGGAAACTCTACTCAGGGACAACTCCGgagtttgttaataattaactaaaaaattaaaaaacttttcTTCATTCTGCCTCGGAATCTGCTGCAGTCATTACTTTAAGCAGCTAcaatagaaacaaaaataaactgttACTGATGGGTCGACCGTACAGGGACAACTCACCCATGTTGAAAATCGCTAATTTTTCTACTGCTTAATCTCTCAAGGACTTTGGAACCAGAAAAAGGAAAGTGTAATTTGTATGGGCTTGCTTGGCGAGCGGAGGACTTACAAGACGACACTTACAAACATCTGGTTGCCCTGATCTGCATCGATATTATAGCAGCCCTGCCGACAATTCTTTTAAATGCGCTGGTCATTTTTGCCGTCGCAACAAGGCACCGACTGCGAAACAACGGCACCATACTTCTTGCTTGTCTAGCTGGGACAGATCTGTTAACTGGCCTTATTGTTCAACCTTTTTATTTTTCGCTAAACTTGAAGCGACTTCTTGGTGTCGGGCCATTCTGTTCGCCAGAAAAGGCCTTGATGGTGATAATTACTATGGTAGCTTTTGCTTCTTTCAGTCATCTGGTCGTGATCAGCATAGACCGCTATATAGCTATAAAATATCCCTTGCGGTACCAGGATATTGTCACAGAGACACGGATAGTAATAAGTGTTGCTCTCGCTTGGGTTTTCACGTTGTTGATGATAATCAATGAGCTTGCTCTGGCTCTAATAGACAGTGAAAGCATCTACTCGATATATTCGCAAGTGAACACTTTGATAGAAATTATTATCATGACTCTTTTCACAGCTGCTGTTTTATGGTCTTACGGTTACATTTACTCAGAGACACGACGACAAGTAAAGCGCCTCAAAGCCGAACAACTGCCTCAAGAAGAAATCCAAAGAATCAAGAAAGACAGAAAGGCAGCTACTACTCTGGCAATCATCCTAATTGCTTTGGTATTCACTTATTTACCAGCAATAATTACCGGGGTACTGGCTACTCTTCCTGTTAGCAATGTGGTACCGACGCGGTTAAGGGTCATAATTTGGAGCTGGGTGGCACTTTCCATCATGTTAGGTTCGCTTGTTAACCCTATAATTTACTGTTGGCGTATGAAGAATCTACGACGCGCATTTCTCGAGATACTTCATCTAAGAAAACCTGAGAACACCATGCCAGAAACAGATATTCAAGGAACTCAGCGAAATCAAGCTGGACCTAGAGGGAACCTGGCTTTTTCTTTGCCCGAAAACGGGCAATCGGTTTTGTTATCATTTCGTCAGCTGCAAGT contains:
- the LOC140925063 gene encoding cannabinoid receptor type 1B-like gives rise to the protein MVAFASFSHLVVISIDRYIAIKYPLRYQDIVTETRIVISVALAWVFTLLMIINELALALIDSESIYSIYSQVNTLIEIIIMTLFTAAVLWSYGYIYSETRRQVKRLKAEQLPQEEIQRIKKDRKAATTLAIILIALVFTYLPAIITGVLATLPVSNVVPTRLRVIIWSWVALSIMLGSLVNPIIYCWRMKNLRRAFLEILHLRKPENTMPETDIQGTQRNQAGPRGNLAFSLPENGQSVLLSFRQLQVEYIPPIDEANEN